The Chromatiales bacterium genome window below encodes:
- a CDS encoding NrdJb, translating to MRIEKKIVGYRVDGDDGKAADKKAERSAAKRLSVEGNVVRMHEKLERPEMLQGSTYKVKTPVSDHAMYVTINDLVLNPGTEHEQRRPFEIFINSKNLDHYQWIVALTRLMSAVFRKGGDVTFMVDELKAVFDPRGGYWQPGGKFMPSIIAELGHIIEKHLRFIGLLPADTMDEHKRKLVEEKRREYEEQHRQQDAFARSEYPAGAQICIACSTVAVVFMDGCMTCLACGDSKCG from the coding sequence ATCAGGATTGAAAAGAAGATCGTCGGCTATCGCGTGGATGGCGACGACGGCAAGGCTGCCGACAAGAAGGCAGAGCGGTCTGCAGCGAAACGCCTGTCGGTCGAGGGTAATGTCGTGCGCATGCACGAGAAGCTCGAGCGGCCGGAAATGCTGCAGGGCTCGACCTACAAGGTGAAGACCCCGGTTTCCGATCATGCGATGTATGTGACCATCAATGATCTGGTTCTCAACCCGGGTACCGAGCATGAGCAGCGCCGCCCCTTCGAGATATTCATCAACTCGAAGAACCTCGATCACTACCAGTGGATTGTCGCGCTGACCCGGCTCATGTCGGCCGTATTCCGCAAGGGCGGCGACGTTACCTTCATGGTGGATGAACTCAAGGCGGTCTTCGATCCCCGGGGTGGTTACTGGCAGCCGGGTGGCAAGTTCATGCCATCGATCATCGCCGAACTCGGCCACATCATCGAGAAGCATCTGCGTTTCATTGGCCTGCTGCCTGCTGACACCATGGATGAGCACAAGCGCAAGCTGGTTGAGGAAAAGCGCCGTGAATACGAGGAGCAGCATCGTCAGCAGGATGCGTTCGCCCGCAGCGAATATCCGGCCGGTGCACAGATCTGCATTGCCTGCAGTACCGTCGCCGTGGTTTTCATGGACGGCTGCATGACCTGCCTCGCCTGTGGCGACTCCAAATGCGGCTGA
- a CDS encoding adenosylcobalamin-dependent ribonucleoside-diphosphate reductase — MKPAVQMENVRAGTVGFQEASIDIWDKKYRLKAKTGEVVDETMDDTYKRVARALADVESEGDRDRWFEQFLWALRRGAIPAGRIMSNAGAREHKPATSTINCTVSGTIGDSMQDILTKVHEAGLTLKAGCGIGYEFSTLRPKGAYVSGAGAHTSGPMSFMDIYDKMCFTVSSAGGRRGAQMGTFDVGHPDVLDFIRAKREDGRLRQFNLSLLVTDEFMQAVKHDRDWLLAFPLDHRQLEQLGLDVNDPAQVLWREWPVTAGYVTNDTGQVACRIFKKLPARRLWDMIMASTYDFAEPGFVLVDRVNEMNNNWFDENIRATNPCGEQPLPPYGSCLLGSVNLTKFVLDPFAENARFDWDEFRRVVKVFSRMLDNVVEINGLPLPRQREEILRKRRHGMGFLGLGSTLTMLRMRYGSKDSVKFTDDVAREMALAGWETALDLAREKGPAPILLEDFAVTAQMLRKRPEMARDGWKVGDRIPGRVLHARYSRYMQRIAEVAPELVKDLEQTGARFTHHSSIAPTGTISLSFANNASNGIEPSFAHHYFRNVIREGKKSKEKVDVLSFELLAYRQFVNAAAMPGSTRPDEQLPEYFITAEDISPREHVDIQAAAQRWVDSSISKTANVPTDFDYEKFKDIYMYAYEKGLKGCTTFRFNPEAFQGVLVKGKDLQNTKYTFVLEDGSEVTLRGDEEIEYDGEMHTAANLFDALKEGYYGKF; from the coding sequence ATGAAGCCGGCAGTACAAATGGAAAACGTCAGGGCGGGCACCGTCGGCTTCCAGGAAGCGTCGATCGATATCTGGGACAAGAAATACCGGTTGAAGGCGAAGACCGGCGAGGTCGTCGACGAGACCATGGACGACACCTACAAGCGTGTTGCCCGTGCACTGGCTGATGTCGAGTCCGAGGGGGACCGGGACCGCTGGTTTGAGCAGTTTCTCTGGGCGCTCCGACGCGGGGCGATCCCGGCGGGCCGGATCATGTCGAATGCGGGTGCCCGCGAGCACAAGCCGGCTACCTCGACCATCAACTGCACGGTCTCCGGCACCATCGGCGACTCGATGCAGGACATCCTCACCAAGGTTCATGAAGCAGGCCTGACGCTCAAGGCCGGATGCGGCATCGGTTATGAATTTTCGACCCTGCGGCCCAAGGGCGCGTACGTATCGGGTGCCGGTGCGCATACCTCGGGGCCCATGTCCTTCATGGATATCTACGACAAGATGTGCTTCACCGTGTCATCTGCCGGTGGGCGGCGTGGTGCGCAGATGGGCACATTTGATGTCGGCCATCCCGATGTACTGGATTTCATTCGCGCCAAGCGCGAGGACGGCCGGCTGCGTCAGTTCAATCTTTCCCTGCTGGTAACGGATGAGTTCATGCAGGCGGTCAAGCACGACCGCGACTGGTTGCTCGCCTTCCCGCTCGATCATCGGCAACTCGAGCAGCTGGGTCTCGACGTGAACGATCCGGCGCAGGTGCTGTGGCGTGAATGGCCGGTGACCGCGGGTTACGTGACCAACGACACCGGGCAGGTTGCGTGCCGCATCTTCAAGAAGCTGCCGGCAAGGCGTCTGTGGGACATGATCATGGCCTCGACCTACGACTTCGCCGAGCCGGGTTTCGTGCTGGTCGATCGTGTCAACGAGATGAACAACAACTGGTTCGACGAGAATATCCGGGCCACGAACCCCTGCGGCGAACAGCCGCTGCCGCCCTATGGGTCATGCCTGCTCGGATCCGTCAACCTGACCAAGTTCGTGCTGGATCCGTTTGCAGAAAATGCCCGCTTTGACTGGGATGAATTCCGGCGGGTAGTGAAGGTGTTTTCGCGCATGCTCGACAACGTGGTCGAGATCAACGGACTGCCGTTGCCGCGGCAGCGCGAGGAGATTCTGCGCAAGCGCCGTCATGGCATGGGCTTCCTTGGGCTCGGTTCCACACTGACCATGCTGCGCATGCGCTATGGCTCGAAGGACTCGGTGAAATTCACCGATGATGTCGCCCGTGAAATGGCGCTGGCTGGCTGGGAGACCGCGCTGGACCTGGCCCGCGAAAAGGGCCCGGCGCCGATCCTGCTCGAGGACTTCGCAGTGACGGCGCAGATGCTGCGCAAGCGTCCGGAAATGGCCCGCGATGGCTGGAAAGTCGGTGACCGCATACCCGGGCGGGTACTGCATGCGCGCTACAGCCGCTACATGCAGCGTATCGCCGAGGTGGCTCCGGAACTGGTGAAGGATCTGGAGCAGACCGGGGCGCGGTTCACGCACCACAGTTCGATAGCGCCGACCGGGACGATTTCATTGTCCTTTGCCAACAATGCCAGTAACGGCATCGAGCCGAGTTTTGCCCATCACTATTTTCGCAACGTGATCCGCGAAGGGAAGAAGTCCAAGGAAAAGGTCGATGTCCTGTCCTTTGAATTGCTCGCCTACCGGCAGTTCGTCAATGCAGCGGCGATGCCCGGCAGCACCCGGCCGGATGAGCAGCTGCCGGAGTATTTCATTACCGCGGAGGACATCAGCCCGCGGGAACATGTGGATATCCAGGCAGCTGCGCAGCGCTGGGTAGACTCCTCGATTTCGAAGACCGCCAACGTGCCGACGGACTTCGATTACGAGAAGTTCAAGGACATCTACATGTATGCCTACGAGAAGGGGCTGAAGGGCTGTACCACTTTCCGCTTCAACCCCGAAGCTTTCCAGGGCGTACTCGTGAAGGGCAAGGATTTGCAGAATACGAAGTACACCTTCGTGCTGGAAGACGGGTCCGAAGTGACTCTCCGGGGCGATGAAGAGATCGAGTATGACGGCGAGATGCACACCGCTGCCAATCTGTTCGATGCGCTGAAGGAAGGTTATTACGGCAAGTTTTGA
- a CDS encoding DegQ family serine endoprotease, which yields MTGLLCRAALMLALISGTAGAQLPVRAGGQEMPTLAPLVKQVEPAVVSIATKGTINAPTNPLMEDPFFRRFFGFPDQQQPQRRREVQSAGSGVIVDAAKGYILTNHHVVENAELIEIYLNDNRSLKARVIGSDAGTDIAVLQVEDSKNLVQMKFGNSDQVQVGDFVLAIGNPFGLQHTVTSGIVSALGRSGINPDGYEDFIQTDASINPGNSGGALVNLRGELIGINSAIFSNSGGNIGIGFAIPVNIAKSIMNQILQYGEVKRGLLGVSISDFNADSAKAFGIEATAEGALVQEVVTDSAAEKAGIMVGDVIVSVDGQRVKGASDLRNTIGLKRSGDSVRVDVIRDGKRRQFTAVLSEISISAQIDGGDVHPGLAGAQLGNHEGKGEDFTGPGVSIDAVEPNSPAALAGIRPNDIIVSVNRKRVRNVRELQQAASQQSLLIMSVRRGNRNLLLQIR from the coding sequence ATGACAGGACTGCTCTGTCGGGCTGCACTGATGCTGGCCCTCATCTCCGGTACAGCCGGCGCGCAGCTGCCGGTACGTGCTGGCGGCCAGGAAATGCCTACCCTTGCGCCACTGGTCAAGCAAGTCGAGCCCGCAGTGGTCAGTATCGCCACCAAAGGCACGATCAATGCGCCCACCAATCCGCTGATGGAAGATCCCTTCTTTCGCCGGTTTTTCGGCTTTCCTGACCAGCAGCAACCGCAGCGGCGCCGCGAGGTACAGAGTGCGGGTTCCGGTGTGATCGTGGACGCGGCGAAGGGCTACATCCTGACCAATCACCACGTGGTCGAGAACGCGGAACTGATCGAGATCTACCTCAATGACAACCGCAGCCTCAAAGCCAGGGTCATCGGCTCTGACGCAGGTACGGACATCGCCGTACTGCAGGTTGAAGACAGCAAGAATCTGGTCCAGATGAAGTTCGGCAACTCCGACCAGGTGCAGGTCGGGGATTTCGTGCTCGCGATTGGCAATCCCTTCGGGCTGCAGCACACGGTTACCTCAGGGATCGTGAGCGCGCTCGGGCGCAGCGGTATCAATCCGGACGGTTATGAAGACTTCATCCAGACCGATGCATCGATCAACCCGGGCAACTCCGGCGGAGCGCTGGTCAACCTGCGGGGGGAACTGATCGGCATCAACTCCGCGATCTTCAGCAACAGCGGCGGCAACATCGGCATCGGTTTTGCAATTCCGGTGAACATCGCCAAGTCGATCATGAACCAGATCCTCCAGTACGGTGAGGTGAAACGCGGGCTGCTCGGCGTGAGCATTTCCGACTTCAATGCGGACAGCGCAAAGGCATTCGGCATCGAAGCCACGGCGGAAGGTGCGCTGGTACAGGAGGTCGTCACTGACTCGGCAGCGGAAAAGGCCGGCATCATGGTCGGCGATGTCATCGTTTCGGTCGATGGTCAGAGGGTCAAGGGTGCCTCCGATCTGCGCAACACGATCGGCCTGAAACGCAGCGGTGACTCGGTGCGTGTCGATGTGATCCGCGACGGCAAGCGACGCCAGTTCACCGCTGTACTGAGCGAAATCAGCATCAGCGCACAGATCGACGGCGGCGACGTACACCCCGGCCTTGCGGGCGCCCAGCTCGGCAACCATGAAGGCAAGGGTGAGGACTTCACCGGGCCCGGGGTCAGCATTGATGCCGTCGAGCCCAACAGTCCCGCCGCGCTGGCGGGCATACGGCCGAACGACATCATAGTGTCGGTAAACCGCAAGCGCGTGCGCAACGTACGTGAACTGCAGCAGGCGGCCAGCCAGCAGAGCCTGCTGATCATGAGCGTGCGTCGTGGCAACCGGAACCTGCTGCTGCAAATCCGCTGA
- a CDS encoding complex I NDUFA9 subunit family protein, whose protein sequence is MASYCILGGTGFIGSRLVAHLANRGHRITVPTRDPERARHLRIQPSVKLVRADVFAPGTLATLLTGADAVVNLIGILNESGRDGRGFHRVHVELMETLIAACKSAGVSRLVQLSALNAGAPQASSYYLRSKGEAEALLRKSQLDWTILQPSVVFGPGDDFINRFAGLVRLIPWAFTLPMPNTRFAPIHVDDLVSAITRVLDRPDTTHQTLQLYGAETFTLKEIVQMITDTLGLNRRIIGMSKGLSRAQAAWMDFVPGKPFSTDNYRSMLLDSVGTEDGLQRLGIKPRSLTANLATTLAGAGVHSHYDICRRTAGR, encoded by the coding sequence ATGGCTTCTTATTGCATACTTGGCGGAACGGGATTCATCGGCTCGCGACTCGTCGCCCACCTGGCCAACCGTGGGCACCGCATCACGGTACCCACGCGCGATCCGGAGCGGGCCCGCCACTTGCGTATCCAGCCATCGGTAAAGCTCGTTCGCGCCGATGTCTTTGCGCCCGGCACGCTGGCCACCCTGCTCACCGGGGCTGATGCCGTCGTCAACCTGATTGGCATCCTGAATGAATCAGGCCGCGACGGCCGGGGCTTTCATCGCGTCCATGTGGAACTGATGGAGACGCTGATCGCTGCCTGTAAAAGCGCAGGCGTCTCGCGGCTTGTACAGCTCAGCGCACTGAATGCCGGGGCGCCGCAGGCAAGCAGTTACTACTTGCGCAGCAAAGGCGAAGCGGAAGCGCTGTTGCGGAAGTCGCAGCTCGACTGGACGATCCTGCAGCCCTCTGTCGTCTTCGGTCCCGGCGACGATTTCATCAACCGCTTTGCAGGGCTGGTCCGGCTGATTCCCTGGGCCTTCACATTGCCCATGCCGAACACCCGCTTTGCGCCGATCCATGTAGACGATCTGGTCAGCGCCATCACGCGCGTACTGGACAGGCCCGATACGACACATCAGACCCTGCAGCTCTATGGAGCCGAGACCTTTACCCTGAAAGAAATCGTCCAGATGATTACTGACACCCTGGGACTCAATCGGCGGATCATCGGCATGTCGAAAGGACTGTCACGGGCCCAGGCAGCCTGGATGGACTTCGTACCTGGCAAACCCTTTTCTACCGACAACTACCGCTCGATGCTTCTCGACAGCGTCGGCACCGAAGACGGACTGCAGCGCCTGGGCATCAAACCGCGCTCACTGACCGCGAACCTGGCCACGACACTGGCAGGAGCCGGCGTGCATAGCCATTACGATATCTGTCGTCGCACGGCCGGGCGCTGA
- a CDS encoding multifunctional CCA addition/repair protein → MQIYLVGGAVRDRLLGLPVRERDWVVVGATPAELEAQGYRRVGRSFPVYLHPVTHEEYALARTELKTGPGYHGFDVRSDPSVTLEEDLQRRDLTINAIAEDSFGTLIDPAGGQTHLRERLLHHVSAAFREDPVRILRVARFAARFHDLGFRVADATLHLMREMVAAGEVAALVPERVWQETESALGESRPDIYFQVLHDCGALAVVFPEVAVLFGVPQPEKWHPEIDTGRHILLALRESARLGHEREVRFAVLVHDLGKGTTPKSELPRHLGHEQRGIALVEQLCDRLAIPNRFRDLAIAVTRQHGNCHRALELKPATLLSLLESLDAFRRADRVEPFLDACEADARGRTGLETRPYPQRELIHAVWQAARSVDTATIARQGLAGEALGAAIRQARLDACAAARARFMADRAASEQPE, encoded by the coding sequence ATGCAGATCTATCTGGTAGGCGGCGCTGTTCGTGACCGGTTGCTGGGCCTGCCTGTCAGGGAGCGTGACTGGGTCGTGGTCGGCGCAACGCCGGCCGAGCTCGAAGCGCAAGGCTATCGGCGCGTAGGCCGGAGTTTTCCGGTTTACCTCCACCCCGTAACCCATGAGGAATATGCGCTCGCGCGTACCGAACTCAAGACCGGCCCCGGTTATCACGGCTTCGATGTCCGCTCCGACCCCTCGGTAACGCTGGAAGAAGACCTGCAGCGACGCGACCTCACCATCAATGCCATCGCTGAGGACAGCTTCGGCACGCTCATCGACCCGGCCGGCGGCCAGACACACCTGCGTGAACGGCTTCTGCATCACGTCTCCGCCGCTTTCCGCGAAGACCCGGTGCGCATCCTGCGCGTTGCACGCTTTGCAGCCCGCTTTCATGACCTGGGCTTCCGCGTAGCGGACGCCACTCTGCATCTCATGCGCGAGATGGTGGCAGCCGGCGAGGTCGCCGCACTGGTGCCGGAGCGCGTCTGGCAGGAGACCGAATCAGCCCTCGGCGAGTCGCGCCCGGATATCTACTTTCAGGTACTCCACGACTGCGGAGCACTGGCCGTCGTGTTTCCGGAGGTGGCTGTGCTGTTCGGCGTACCGCAACCTGAAAAGTGGCACCCGGAAATCGATACCGGCCGGCACATCCTGCTGGCCCTGCGCGAATCGGCCCGGCTCGGACATGAGCGTGAAGTGCGCTTTGCGGTGCTGGTACACGATCTGGGCAAGGGCACCACACCCAAGAGTGAACTGCCCAGGCATCTCGGGCATGAACAGCGGGGTATCGCGCTCGTAGAGCAGCTTTGCGACAGGCTCGCGATACCCAACCGCTTCAGGGACCTGGCCATCGCGGTAACCCGCCAGCATGGCAACTGCCATCGCGCCCTGGAACTCAAGCCAGCGACGCTGCTCAGCCTGCTTGAGAGTCTGGACGCCTTCCGTCGGGCTGACCGGGTGGAGCCCTTTCTCGACGCCTGCGAAGCAGACGCGCGGGGCCGTACCGGGCTGGAGACACGGCCCTACCCGCAACGTGAGCTGATTCATGCCGTGTGGCAGGCGGCGCGATCCGTTGATACGGCAACGATCGCCAGACAGGGACTTGCCGGCGAGGCACTCGGTGCCGCCATTCGTCAGGCGCGCCTGGACGCCTGTGCCGCGGCCCGCGCCCGTTTCATGGCTGACCGGGCAGCATCCGAGCAGCCCGAGTGA
- a CDS encoding SAM-dependent methyltransferase produces the protein MHNRSELPVPDDSALAHSARVADLVRARLADSGGWISFADYMDLVLYAPGLGYYSAGAQKFGPAGDFVTAPGLGSLFAGCLARVAGRALDQLDGGVVLEVGGGTGALAADLLGALRANPPRQYLLLEVSADLRERQRAVLAARVPELLDRVQWLDRLPATPLTGLLIANEVLDALPAERFTMQDGKPRQLGVQLQAGKLCWASIPAPAALEAAVRAIEQDIGGRLPDGYSSEVSLRQPAWIATLATSLGQGLALFTDYGYSRREYYHPQRTEGTLACHYRHHWHADPFFLPGLQDITAWVDFSAAARAGAAAGLDVAAYTTQAHFLLATGILQEMETGGTGNQGQSPARMQAMATELRQLLMPGEMGERFKMLALTRDFEPAFELTVRDMRPGL, from the coding sequence ATGCACAACAGGTCTGAGCTGCCGGTTCCCGATGATTCTGCCCTTGCGCACAGTGCCCGTGTTGCGGATCTCGTGCGTGCGCGTCTGGCTGACAGCGGCGGCTGGATCAGTTTCGCGGACTACATGGATCTGGTGCTGTATGCGCCGGGCCTCGGTTACTACAGTGCGGGAGCGCAGAAGTTTGGACCGGCGGGTGACTTCGTCACGGCACCCGGGCTTGGCAGTCTGTTTGCGGGCTGTCTGGCGCGGGTGGCGGGCCGGGCTCTCGACCAGCTTGATGGGGGCGTGGTGCTGGAGGTCGGTGGCGGCACCGGTGCACTGGCAGCCGACCTGCTCGGGGCCTTGCGTGCGAATCCGCCCCGGCAATATCTGCTGCTTGAGGTCAGCGCCGACTTGCGTGAGCGCCAGCGCGCTGTACTGGCTGCACGGGTTCCGGAGTTGCTTGACAGGGTGCAGTGGCTGGATCGTCTGCCCGCGACACCATTGACCGGTCTCCTGATTGCCAATGAAGTGCTCGATGCGCTGCCGGCCGAGCGCTTCACCATGCAGGACGGGAAACCCCGCCAACTCGGCGTGCAATTGCAGGCTGGCAAACTTTGCTGGGCATCGATACCGGCGCCTGCAGCGCTTGAAGCTGCGGTCCGGGCAATCGAGCAGGATATCGGCGGCAGATTGCCCGATGGCTACAGCTCCGAGGTGTCGCTGCGCCAGCCGGCGTGGATCGCCACGCTGGCAACAAGTCTTGGTCAGGGGCTTGCACTCTTCACGGACTATGGCTACTCGCGTCGTGAGTACTATCACCCGCAGCGTACAGAGGGCACTCTCGCCTGCCACTATCGGCATCACTGGCATGCCGATCCGTTTTTCCTGCCAGGCTTGCAGGACATCACGGCGTGGGTTGATTTCAGTGCAGCCGCGCGAGCCGGAGCGGCGGCGGGTCTCGACGTGGCGGCCTACACGACGCAGGCTCATTTCCTGCTCGCCACCGGCATCCTGCAGGAAATGGAAACCGGTGGAACTGGGAATCAGGGCCAATCACCGGCCCGGATGCAGGCCATGGCGACAGAACTCAGGCAGTTGCTGATGCCCGGCGAGATGGGTGAACGATTCAAGATGCTGGCGCTGACCCGGGACTTTGAGCCCGCTTTCGAGCTGACGGTGCGCGACATGCGTCCAGGGCTGTAA
- a CDS encoding pteridine reductase, translated as MTNPATGDTTGTDSPTLTGKWALITGAARRVGAEIATTLHAQGAGVAIHYRGSADQALTLVRQLNDRRPDSALAVQADLVQTSQLGALIETVTARSGRLDILINNASSFYPTPLATVTESQWADLIGTNLKAPLFLAQAALPHLKASRGVIINIVDIHAVRPLRDHTAYGAAKAGLAFLTRALARDLAPDIRVNGVAPGAILWPDGGVSDSMRDTVLRQIPLKRVGEPADIAGCVLYLVRDASYVTGQIIAVDGGRSAGW; from the coding sequence ATGACGAACCCAGCAACTGGCGACACCACCGGGACCGACAGCCCGACGCTGACGGGAAAGTGGGCGCTGATCACCGGTGCCGCACGCCGGGTCGGTGCGGAGATCGCCACGACGCTGCACGCGCAGGGTGCGGGTGTCGCGATCCACTACCGCGGATCCGCAGACCAGGCCCTGACACTGGTACGTCAGCTCAATGACCGACGCCCGGATTCAGCGCTCGCCGTACAGGCCGATCTTGTCCAGACCAGCCAACTGGGCGCGCTGATCGAGACCGTCACGGCCCGTTCCGGCCGGCTCGACATCCTGATCAATAACGCCTCGAGTTTCTACCCCACGCCTTTGGCAACTGTTACCGAAAGCCAGTGGGCAGATCTGATCGGCACCAACCTCAAGGCGCCCTTGTTTCTCGCCCAGGCGGCGCTGCCGCACCTCAAAGCCTCGCGCGGGGTCATCATCAACATAGTGGATATCCACGCCGTCCGGCCGCTCAGGGATCACACCGCCTACGGTGCTGCGAAGGCCGGCCTCGCTTTTCTGACCCGCGCACTGGCTCGCGACCTTGCGCCTGACATCCGCGTGAATGGCGTGGCACCAGGCGCAATTCTCTGGCCCGACGGCGGTGTGAGCGACAGCATGCGGGATACCGTGTTGCGCCAGATTCCCTTGAAGCGGGTCGGCGAGCCGGCCGATATCGCCGGATGTGTGCTGTACCTGGTACGTGACGCCAGTTACGTGACGGGGCAGATCATCGCCGTCGATGGTGGCCGCAGCGCAGGTTGGTAA
- the folK gene encoding 2-amino-4-hydroxy-6-hydroxymethyldihydropteridine diphosphokinase, with protein MYVSAGSNVAPVENLRLACRELRKSFGELEISGVYRNPAVGFAGDDFLNLVLHFRTAESPAAIIAELERLHVLAGRVRGPDPFSSRTLDLDLLLYGDAVLPEPSIRVPREDIRKYAFVLGPLAELAPGLRHPLTGETMAELWAAFDQAAHPLQRVTETII; from the coding sequence GTGTATGTCAGTGCCGGCAGTAATGTGGCGCCGGTAGAGAATCTGCGTCTGGCCTGCCGGGAACTCCGGAAGTCCTTTGGTGAGCTGGAAATCTCGGGCGTATACCGCAATCCCGCCGTCGGCTTTGCCGGCGATGATTTTCTGAACCTCGTGCTGCACTTTCGTACCGCCGAGTCTCCCGCTGCAATCATCGCGGAACTCGAACGCCTGCATGTGCTGGCCGGTCGGGTGCGCGGTCCGGACCCGTTTTCATCGCGAACCCTGGATCTGGATCTCCTGCTCTACGGCGATGCCGTGCTGCCCGAGCCTTCGATTCGTGTGCCGCGCGAGGACATCAGGAAATATGCCTTTGTCCTGGGTCCCCTGGCCGAGCTTGCGCCGGGGCTCCGGCATCCGCTGACTGGCGAAACGATGGCAGAACTGTGGGCAGCCTTTGACCAGGCCGCCCATCCCTTGCAGCGGGTAACGGAGACAATCATCTGA
- the folB gene encoding dihydroneopterin aldolase, producing MDTIFLRDLRIRTIVGIWEWERRMPQIVSIDLDMDTDIRRAARSDRIEDTLDYKAVTRRVKAFVAGSSFNLIETMAEQIAALVVDEFGVPWVRVAVHKPWAIRGSRDVGVVIERGQRE from the coding sequence ATGGACACGATTTTTCTGCGCGACCTCCGCATCCGTACCATCGTCGGTATCTGGGAGTGGGAACGGCGCATGCCGCAGATCGTGAGCATAGATCTGGATATGGATACCGATATCCGGCGTGCAGCGCGCAGTGACCGGATCGAAGATACGCTGGACTACAAGGCGGTGACGCGTCGAGTGAAGGCGTTCGTGGCCGGCTCCAGCTTCAATCTGATCGAGACAATGGCCGAGCAGATTGCGGCGCTTGTTGTCGACGAGTTCGGCGTGCCCTGGGTGCGAGTGGCGGTACACAAGCCATGGGCAATTCGCGGGTCACGCGATGTCGGTGTCGTCATTGAGCGCGGCCAGCGCGAGTGA
- the tsaD gene encoding tRNA (adenosine(37)-N6)-threonylcarbamoyltransferase complex transferase subunit TsaD, whose product MIVLGLETSCDETAAAVYDTDSGLRGHCLFSQVETHAPYGGVVPELASRDHIRKLMPLVEAVLAQSGVRSHELSGVAYTAGPGLVGALLVGATTGVGLAFGWGIPAIPVHHMEAHLLATLLEPEPPGFPFVALLVSGGHTLLVEVRGLGMYKILGETLDDAAGEAFDKGAKLLGLPYPGGPRLAGLADQGRPGRYALPRPMWNKPGLDFSFSGLKTALALQVRDQGGISALDSGARADLANSYQEAIVDTLVARSCRAIESTGHKRLVIAGGVGANRLLRERLRDGLSRLGATVYYPRTEFCTDNAAMIAFTGCLRLAAAPEAFRDLHVTARPRWPLEELRP is encoded by the coding sequence ATGATTGTTCTCGGTCTGGAAACCAGCTGCGACGAGACCGCTGCAGCTGTCTATGACACGGATTCCGGCCTGCGCGGCCATTGTCTGTTCAGCCAGGTTGAAACCCACGCGCCATACGGTGGTGTGGTGCCGGAACTCGCCTCACGCGACCATATCCGCAAGCTGATGCCGCTGGTTGAGGCGGTCCTCGCGCAATCGGGGGTGCGGTCCCATGAGTTGTCCGGGGTGGCCTATACCGCCGGACCGGGACTGGTTGGCGCCCTGCTGGTCGGTGCCACGACCGGCGTGGGTCTGGCGTTCGGCTGGGGGATCCCCGCGATTCCCGTCCACCATATGGAAGCGCATTTGCTGGCGACCCTGCTTGAGCCGGAACCACCCGGATTTCCCTTTGTGGCGCTGCTGGTTTCGGGTGGGCATACGCTGCTGGTCGAGGTGCGGGGGCTCGGTATGTACAAGATACTGGGCGAAACCCTAGATGATGCGGCGGGAGAAGCCTTTGACAAGGGGGCCAAACTGCTGGGTCTGCCTTATCCGGGTGGCCCGCGGCTCGCAGGCCTCGCCGATCAGGGACGGCCGGGACGGTACGCGCTTCCGCGGCCGATGTGGAACAAACCGGGCCTGGATTTCAGCTTCAGTGGGCTGAAGACAGCTCTGGCCCTGCAGGTACGGGACCAGGGCGGGATCTCGGCGCTGGACAGCGGTGCCCGGGCGGACCTTGCGAATTCCTATCAGGAAGCGATCGTGGATACGCTGGTGGCCAGGTCCTGCCGGGCGATCGAATCAACCGGCCACAAGCGACTGGTCATCGCCGGCGGGGTAGGGGCAAATCGATTGCTGCGCGAGCGGCTCCGGGACGGGCTGTCACGCCTTGGCGCCACTGTTTACTATCCACGGACGGAGTTCTGTACAGACAATGCAGCCATGATCGCGTTTACTGGCTGCCTGCGCCTGGCAGCCGCGCCGGAGGCATTTCGGGATTTGCATGTCACCGCCCGTCCCCGCTGGCCACTGGAAGAACTGCGGCCCTGA
- the rpsU gene encoding 30S ribosomal protein S21, which yields MPGVRVRENEHFDAALRRFKRACEKAGVLTELRRREFYEKPTQERKRKKAAAVKRQQKKSARETSRRVRLY from the coding sequence TTGCCCGGCGTTCGAGTACGAGAAAACGAGCATTTTGACGCCGCCCTCCGGCGTTTCAAGCGCGCTTGCGAAAAGGCGGGGGTTCTTACCGAACTTCGTCGCCGGGAATTTTACGAAAAGCCCACGCAGGAGCGTAAACGCAAGAAGGCGGCAGCCGTCAAGCGTCAACAGAAGAAAAGCGCCCGCGAAACCAGTCGGCGAGTCCGCCTCTACTGA